A region of Lycium barbarum isolate Lr01 chromosome 1, ASM1917538v2, whole genome shotgun sequence DNA encodes the following proteins:
- the LOC132629432 gene encoding uncharacterized protein LOC132629432: MSSNRQWMYKRLSGGLYHPEFVRGVQQFIEFAMNHPEGRDGERLRCPCNRKKCQNRNFENVHTVHAHLLSDGFKPDYHVWYLHGENEVRGNIHQHERRHNWDHTMNSPPVNDGAFDEPGPSTSYHRMLHEAAGPSFDPNDMEEFPNPDAQKFYDMIDAANQEVWPGCETHSQLSAVARLLHIKAEHHLSERCFDDICQYVNEIIPPDNLMPKNFYETKKLMRGMNMPVEKIHSCVNACMIYWGEDSELIYCKFCSHPRYKPSKQRSNSKRNLVPFKQMYYFPLTPRLQRLYASEATASHMRWHAEHEVEEGVMRHCSDAPAWKHFDRMHPSFAMESRNVRLGLCTDGFQPFGQTGQQYSSWPVIVTPYNLPPWMCMKDPYLFLSVIVPGPKNPKQQLDVFLQPLIAELKNLWNIGVDTYDISKKQNFKMRAALMWTINDFPAYSMLSGWSTAGRLACPYYMENSDAFTLTKGGKQSWFDNHRKFLPPDHPYRKDRNSFRKNKVVTVHPTPVRSGEEILREIEELGLKKVTELGADIVNRQISKFFGWKKRSIFWDLSYWSTNLIRHNLDVMHIEKNFFENVFNTVLDVDGTTKDNPKSREDLKEFCRRPELHAVGGEYPKAIYTLNKESKKVLCEWVKNLKFPNGYVSNMGRCVDMKKHKLFGMKSHDCHVFMQRLIPIAFRELLPTKVWEALTEMSLFFRDLTSTVIREEDMVRLQKEIPEILCKLERILPSSFFDSMEHLPVHLAYEARLAGPVQNRWMYPFERNLWNYKHNVRNKAHVEGSICNAYLVEEASSFCSHYFEPHVYTRHRKVPQNDDGGTCDQGKHHGNLSIFTYPGKGFGEQDPRYLTEEELDAAHIYILLNCVEVQPYVQNFIDSLRQNFPQITEKDVDRKLDEDFASWFKRYARVHIDNEFIKALAEGPRRSAKPYTGYNVNGYKFHTKSRSSSRASNNSGVCIKGTNYSADDYDYYGVLTDILELEYKGSTPIKRTVVFKCEWFDPTPKVGMKIHPQYKLVDVNHRRKFKKYEPFVLAMQAAQVYYAAYPSLRRDKTDWWAVCKTKARGIVDMPPSSSQLPPADVVEPFQNDEDGLTFDVVPDNETIVRNDPNGEFINLRDDDDDLGDEVEIHDESELDEDDENEDEEAYDASGSE, encoded by the exons ATGAGTTCAAATCGTCAATGGATGTACAAAAGGTTATCTGGAGGTCTATATCATCCAGAATTTGTAAGGGGTGTACAACAATTTATTGAGTTTGCCATGAATCATCCAGAAGGGAGGGATGGTGAGAGACTAAGGTGCCCGTGTAACCGAAAGAAATGTCAGAATAGAAACTTTGAAAATGTTCATACAGTCCATGCACATTTGTTGAGCGATGGTTTTAAACCGGACTATCATGTTTGGTACTTGCATGGAGAAAATGAGGTTAGAGGAAATATACATCAACATGAAAGGAGGCACAACTGGGATCATACAATGAATAGCCCACCGGTGAATGATGGTGCATTTGATGAGCCTGGACCATCTACTTCATATCATAGAATGCTCCATGAGGCTGCTGGTCCCTCATTCGATCCAAATGATATGGAAGAATTTCCTAATCCTGATGCACAGAAATTTTATGATATGATTGATGCTGCAAATCAAGAAGTGTGGCCTGGTTGCGAAACGCATTCTCAATTATCAGCTGTTGCGCGTTTGTTGCACATCAAGGCTGAACACCACCTCTCTGAAAGATGTTTTGATGACATTTGTCAATATGTGAATGAGATAATTCCGCCTGATAACCTGATGCCCAAAAATTTCTATGAAACTAAGAAGTTAATGCGTGGAATGAACATGCCAGTAGAAAAAATTCATAGTTGTGTTAATGCCTGCATGATTTATTGGGGAGAAGACAGTGAACTTATATATTGCAAGTTTTGTAGTCATCCCAGGTACAAGCCTAGTAAGCAAAGATCTAATTCAAAGAGAAATCTTGTACCATTTAAACAGATGTATTACTTTCCTCTTACGCCACGGTTGCAACGACTGTATGCTTCCGAAGCTACTGCTTCACACATGCGATGGCATGCCGAGCATGAAGTTGAGGAAGGTGTGATGCGTCACTGTTCAGATGCACCCGCATGGAAACACTTTGATAGAATGCATCCATCTTTTGCAATGGAAAGTCGTAATGTCAGATTGGGGCTATGCACAGATGGGTTTCAGCCATTTGGACAAACAGGACAACAATATTCATCTTGGCCAGTAATTGTGACACCATACAACTTGCCGCCTTGGATGTGTATGAAAGATCCCTATTTGTTTTTGTCAGTTATAGTTCCTGGGCCAAAGAATCCTAAGCAGCAATTGGATGTTTTCTTGCAGCCTTTGATTGCTGAACTAAAGAATCTATGGAATATAGGTGTCGACACATATGATATCTCTAAGAAGCAAAATTTTAAAATGCGAGCTGCTTTGATGTGGACAATCAATGACTTTCCCGCATATTCGATGTTGTCTGGGTGGAGTACTGCGGGTAGGCTAGCATGTCCATATTACATGGAGAATTCAGATGCTTTTACTTTGACAAAAGGTGGCAAACAATCTTGGTTTGACAATCATCGTAAGTTCCTACCACCGGATCACCCATATAGAAAGGATAGGAACTCATTTAGAAAGAACAAAGTAGTCACAGTTCATCCTACACCGGTACGGTCAGGTGAGGAAATTTTGAGAGAGATAGAAGAATTGGGACTAAAAAAGGTAACAGAACTTGGGGCTGATATTGTTAATCGTCAAATTAGTAAGTTTTTCGGTTGGAAGAAAAGAAGCATATTTTGGGATTTGTCGTATTGGAGTACCAATCTCATTCGGCATAATCTAGATGTAATGCACATTGAGAAGAACTTTTTTGAGAATGTGTTCAACACAGTACTGGATGTAGATGGTACAACAAAAGATAACCCCAAATCTAGAGAAGACCTGAAAGAGTTCTGTCGACGCCCTGAACTACATGCTGTTGGTGGCGAATACCCGAAAGCTATTTACACACTAAACAAGGAGTCAAAAAAGGTTTTGTGTGAATGGGTGAAAAATCTGAAATTTCCAAATGGATATGTCTCAAATATGGGACGGTGTGTGGACATGAAAAAACATAAGTTGTTTGGTATGAAAAGCCACGATTGTCATGTATTCATGCAAAGATTGATTCCTATTGCGTTTCGTGAGCTATTACCAACAAAAGTCTGGGAAGCACTTACTGAGATGAGCCTTTTCTTTAGGGATCTCACTTCCACGGTAATACGAGAAGAGGATATGGTAAGACTTCAAAAAGAAATACCTGAAATACTTTGTAAATTAGAGCGTATACTCCCTTCTAGCTTCTTTGATTCAATGGAACATCTCCCTGTGCATCTTGCTTATGAAGCAAGGCTAGCTGGTCCGGTGCAAAATCGGTGGATGTATCCATTTGAGAG AAACCTCTGGAATTACAAACACAATGTTCGTAATAAGGCACATGTTGAAGGATCCATATGCAATGCTTACTTAGTTGAGGAAGCTTCTTCTTTTTGTTCACACTACTTTGAGCCTCATGTTTACACAAGGCATAGGAAAGTTCCACAAAATGATGATGGTGGTACATGTGATCAGGGTAAACACCACGGTAATCTTTCTATATTCACCTATCCAGGTAAAGGATTTGGTGAACAGGATCCGAGATATCTGACAGAAGAAGAACTTGATGCAGCTCATATTTATATTCTACTAAATTGCGTAGAAGTGCAACCATATGTGCA AAATTTTATTGACTCCCTGCGTCAAAATTTTCCACAAATTACGGAGAAGGATGTGGATAGGAAACTTGATGAAGATTTCGCATCATGGTTCAAAAGATAT GCACGAGTCCACATAGATAATGAATTCATCAAGGCCCTTGCAGAAGGTCCGCGTCGATCAGCAAAACCGTACACGGGTTATAATGTCAATGGCTATAAATTTCACACTAAAAGCCGCAGTTCTTCTAGAGCATCTAATAACAGCGGTGTATGCATAAAAGGAACCAACTACAGTGCAGATGACTATGACTACTATGGTGTGCTTACTGATATCCTTGAATTGGAGTACAAGGGTAGCACGCCGATAAAGAGAACTGTTGTATTTAAGTGTGAATGGTTTGATCCCACACCAAAAGTAGGAATGAAGATTCACCCGCAATATAAACTTGTAGATGTCAACCATCGCAGGAAATTTAAAAAGTATGAACCATTTGTTTTGGCAATGCAAGCGGCCCAAGTGTATTATGCCGCTTATCCTAGCTTACGACGTGATAAGACTGACTGGTGGGCTGTGTGCAAAACAAAAGCTCGGGGTATTGTGGATATGCCCCCATCTTCTTCACAATTACCTCCAGCTGATGTTGTAGAGCCATTCCAAAATGATGAAGATGGTTTAACATTTGATGTGGTACCCGACAATGAAACTATTGTGCGGAATGATCCAAATGGTGAATTCATAAACTTAagagacgatgatgatgatttaggTGATGAGGTAGAAATTCATGATGAATCTGAATtagatgaagatgatgaaaatGAGGATGAAGAGGCATATGATGCAAGTGGCAGTGAATAG